In Anaerobacillus isosaccharinicus, one genomic interval encodes:
- a CDS encoding RDD family protein produces the protein MERAGFWIRFVAMFIDGIIIGIIQFALSAIIGGGFDPETANTGLDILISFLLIFVYYVWFQSKNHGQTFGKKITGIRVTTIDGEPVTIGKMFLREIIGKAISTFILFIGYLMAAGKAKRALHDYLAKTIVIRVE, from the coding sequence ATGGAAAGAGCAGGCTTTTGGATACGATTTGTGGCAATGTTTATTGATGGAATTATTATTGGGATCATCCAATTTGCTTTATCAGCAATCATTGGAGGTGGCTTTGATCCTGAAACAGCAAATACTGGTCTAGATATACTCATTAGCTTTTTGTTAATTTTTGTTTATTATGTTTGGTTTCAAAGTAAAAATCATGGCCAAACTTTTGGAAAGAAAATAACTGGCATCCGTGTTACTACCATTGATGGTGAACCAGTGACAATAGGCAAAATGTTTTTGAGAGAAATTATAGGTAAAGCAATCTCTACATTTATATTGTTTATTGGGTACTTGATGGCAGCTGGAAAAGCAAAACGTGCATTACATGACTATTTGGCAAAGACGATCGTTATTAGAGTCGAATAG